One stretch of Vulpes lagopus strain Blue_001 chromosome 12, ASM1834538v1, whole genome shotgun sequence DNA includes these proteins:
- the RSKR gene encoding ribosomal protein S6 kinase-related protein, whose translation MGTVSCRQGQHAPVAASHKGGNIQGPWVRGWKSLWSGVGTTRSGLEELWGLRRHQCLHQEPPEPAPLLIEKPLSEWPVPQFVNLFLPEFPIRPLRGHHQLKILGLVAKGSFGTVLKVLDCGQKAVFAVKVVPKVKVLQRDILRQCKEEVSIQRQIKHPFVHSLGDSWQGKRHLFIMCSYCSTDLYSLWSSVGCFAEASIRLFAAELVLVLCYLHDLGIIHRDVKMENILLDEQGHLKLTDFGLSRHLPQGARAYTICGTLQYMAPEVLSGGPYNHAADWWSLGVLLFSLATGKFPVAAERDHVAMLASVTYYDSEIPSSLNQGLSLLLHELLCQNPLHRLRYLHHFQVHPFFRGVAFDPELLRKQPMNFVMETQATQPTPSESMLFKDFDCNLESYLNHPSLA comes from the exons ATGGGAACAGTGAGCTGTCGGCAGGGGCAACATGCCCCGGTGGCTGCTTCTCATAAG GGTGGCAACATCCAGGGTCCCTGGGTCCGAGGCTGGAAGAGCCTCTGGTCAGGTGTGGGGACTACCAGGTCAGGTCTAGAAGAGTTGTGGGGACTACGGAGACATCAGTGCCTACACCAGGAACCCCCGGAGCCGGCCCCATTGCTAATAGAGAAGCCTCTGTCTGAGTGGCCAGTGCCTCAGTTTGTCAACCTTTTTCTGCCGGAGTTTCCCATTAGGCCCCTGAGGGGGCATCATCAGCTGAAG ATTTTAGGCCTTGTGGCTAAAGGCTCCTTTGGAACAGTCCTCAAAGTGCTAGATTGTGGCCAGAAAGCAGTATTTGCAGTGAAG GTGGTGCCCAAGGTAAAGGTCCTACAGAGGGACATCCTAAGGCAATGCAAAGAGGAAGTTAGCATCCAG CGACAGATCAAGCATCCTTTTGTACACAGTTTGGGGGACAGCTGGCAGGGAAAACGGCACCTCTTCATTA TGTGCAGCTACTGCAGTACAGATCTGTACTCCCTCTGGTCCTCTGTTGGCTGCTTTGCTGAGGCTTCCATCCGCCTCTTTGCTGCTGAACTGGTTCTGGTGCTGT GTTACCTTCATGACTTGGGCATTATCCATCGAGATGTGAAG ATGGAGAATATCCTTCTGGATGAACAAG GCCATCTGAAACTGACAGATTTTGGTCTGTCTCGCCACCTACCCCAGGGAGCCCGAGCCTATACTATTTGTGGCACTCTTCAGTACATGG CCCCAGAGGTCCTGAGTGGAGGGCCTTACAACCATGCTGCTGATTGGTGGTCCCTGGGtgtcttgcttttctctctggcaACTGGGAAG TTCCCAGTGGCTGCAGAGAGAGATCATGTGGCCATGTTGGCAAGTGTGACCTACTATGATTCTGAGATCCCATCTTCTCTTAACCAGGGGCTCTCACTCCTGCTCCATGAG CTCTTATGCCAGAATCCCCTCCATCGACTACGTTACTTGCATCACTTCCAGGTCCACCCTTTCTTTCGGGGTGTGGCCTTTGACCCAGAGCTCCTACGGAAGCAGCCAATGAACTTTGTCATGGAGACACAAGCTACTCAGCCCACTCCATCGGAATCCatgcttttcaaagattttgacTGTAACCTGGAGTCCTACCTGAACCATCCCAGCCTTGCTTGA